A single window of Penaeus chinensis breed Huanghai No. 1 chromosome 9, ASM1920278v2, whole genome shotgun sequence DNA harbors:
- the LOC125028958 gene encoding WD repeat-containing protein 89-like, whose protein sequence is MEYDGQADSDTCSQEELPRLFQSSYGSVTSTTVAKKDTYCLHLAHDTTWDSVAVAMSDRSVAVLNGSTLQNLFTFTPHEKSITGLKFSSTSQNLIWTSSNDGLVKLWDARSNKMEKEFVGKSEESAVTKPINAFDISGNEKILCAGTELVQNGAYILYWDIRGGEILGGYWDSHTDDITQVKFHPSQPDTVATASTDGLINVYDISQNSEDDALTYCMNASVTIDKLAWMSQNGRYERLSGITDIHSLQYWDIKEASPLHKFSREEMTAAMRRKLHEECYLVSIDMPCIGEDPVILAGSGLENEASGCLRLLKLDLQSGRLQPYGMLVSKQKQLMTRAALYNKGTDSYITAGECGVVRVWKRDEKDVVRKETKAKHQKHKAKPY, encoded by the coding sequence ATGGAATACGATGGTCAAGCAGACAGTGATACTTGCTCTCAAGAAGAATTACCCAGATTGTTTCAGTCCAGTTATGGTTCAGTGACAAGTACTACAGTAGCCAAGAAGGACACCTACTGTCTTCACTTGGCCCATGACACAACTTGGGACAGTGTGGCTGTGGCCATGTCAGACAGATCTGTAGCCGTCTTGAATGGAAGCACTCTACAAAACTTATTTACCTTCACTCCACACGAGAAAAGTATTACAGGGTTAAAGTTCAGTTCGACGAGCCAGAACCTCATATGGACTAGTAGTAATGACGGTCTTGTGAAACTGTGGGATGCTCGTTCCAATAAGATGGAAAAGGAGTTTGTTGGTAAATCTGAGGAATCAGCTGTAACAAAACCTATAAATGCATTTGATATTTCAGGTAATGAAAAGATATTATGTGCAGGAACGGAACTGGTACAAAATGGGGCATACATACTGTACTGGGATATCCGGGGCGGTGAGATTCTGGGTGGATACTGGGATAGTCATACAGATGATATCACTCAGGTGAAGTTTCACCCATCTCAGCCAGATACAGTTGCAACTGCTTCTACTGATGGACTTATTAATGTGTATGACATCTCTCAGAACTCTGAGGACGATGCCCTCACGTACTGCATGAATGCCTCCGTGACCATAGATAAACTTGCTTGGATGTCCCAGAATGGCCGCTATGAGAGACTGTCAGGCATAACAGATATACATTCCTTGCAGTACTGGGACATAAAAGAGGCTTCTCCGCTCCACAAGTTTTCTCGAGAAGAGATGACAGCTGCTATGAGGAGAAAGCTTCATGAGGAATGTTACTTGGTAAGCATTGATATGCCATGTATAGGTGAGGATCCTGTCATACTTGCGGGCTCTGGGCTAGAAAACGAAGCTTCTGGCTGTCTTCGGTTGCTGAAACTGGACCTCCAGTCAGGGCGGTTACAGCCTTATGGAATGCTTGTAAGTAAGCAGAAGCAACTTATGACAAGGGCTGCTTTGTATAACAAGGGCACAGATTCTTACATTACTGCCGGAGAGTGTGGCGTAGTAAGAGTgtggaagagagacgagaaggacgtTGTTAGAAAAGAAACCAAGGCGAAACATCAGAAACATAAAGCTAAACCATACTGA